In Shouchella patagoniensis, the following are encoded in one genomic region:
- a CDS encoding methyltransferase domain-containing protein: MSKSKREKAAALAAELKSSFQCPHCGAPVYIEREASMICENRHTYDFAKQGYLNLLTNTISSHYDAELFDARQKIIMESNLFNSLHEELLTNLKHQHGILLDVGCGEGSHLESLMKQSPNLKGVGLDIAKEGIVKAAKSYVNSLWIVGDLAKSPFTEQAVDVILAILSPSNYKEFKRILKPEGTVVKVVPHEYYLKELRAFFFSDENKQFYSNEQTVTLFKEHFSNVKTTRLTYTKRLSQEELPSLAQMTPLGWSSDEEKRKAFLQQETLDVTIDLEILIGKQSS, translated from the coding sequence ATGTCAAAAAGTAAAAGAGAAAAAGCGGCAGCTCTTGCAGCTGAATTAAAATCAAGCTTCCAGTGCCCTCATTGTGGAGCTCCTGTTTACATAGAGCGTGAGGCAAGTATGATTTGTGAAAATCGACATACATACGATTTTGCAAAACAAGGGTATTTGAATTTGTTAACAAACACAATTTCTAGCCATTATGATGCAGAATTATTTGATGCTAGGCAGAAAATCATCATGGAAAGCAATCTTTTCAATTCTTTGCATGAAGAATTATTAACCAATTTAAAACATCAACATGGCATTTTATTGGATGTTGGCTGTGGAGAAGGCTCTCATTTGGAAAGTTTAATGAAACAAAGTCCAAATTTAAAAGGTGTAGGTCTCGACATCGCAAAGGAAGGAATTGTAAAAGCGGCAAAATCATACGTCAATTCTTTATGGATTGTGGGCGACCTAGCAAAATCACCGTTTACAGAACAAGCAGTAGATGTCATCCTGGCTATTTTGTCTCCATCCAATTATAAGGAGTTTAAACGAATACTTAAACCAGAGGGAACTGTTGTAAAGGTTGTTCCACATGAATACTATTTAAAAGAATTACGTGCGTTCTTTTTTTCGGATGAGAATAAACAATTTTATTCCAATGAACAGACGGTAACGCTATTTAAAGAGCATTTCAGTAATGTTAAAACGACCCGATTAACATATACGAAACGCCTTAGTCAGGAAGAATTGCCTTCCCTTGCACAGATGACACCGCTTGGTTGGTCATCCGATGAGGAGAAACGAAAAGCATTTCTTCAGCAAGAAACGCTAGATGTAACGATTGATTTGGAAATATTAATAGGAAAACAATCTTCTTAA
- a CDS encoding NAD(P)H-dependent flavin oxidoreductase encodes MKRLGVSTPYIQAGMAGGITTAELVAAVSNHGGLGQIGAGYLTAETLKNEIQAVKRKTNHPFGVNLFVPEDIHYDVDDEERVRSILKPIEQELGVNSIPLTNGNAFFDQCEVVISEEVPVVSFTFGIPSTELMKRFKETGTFLIGTATTVEEAILNEVAGMDAIVVQGAEAGGHRGTFATTFDRACVGTMALIPQVADQCRIPLIAAGGIMDGRGTLAAKALGAEMVQLGTQFLMCKESGAHPLHKQAISIAKETDVVLTSAFSGKPARGIHNPFIDTFEDVSPLPYPVQNTLTGPIRKQAGKLGITDYMSMWTGQGVRLAKQETVVELLDRLKREEATVLDGLHTSKSKKE; translated from the coding sequence ATGAAACGATTAGGAGTATCTACACCTTATATACAAGCTGGGATGGCTGGAGGAATTACAACTGCAGAGCTTGTTGCCGCAGTGAGTAATCATGGAGGGTTAGGACAGATCGGTGCTGGCTATCTAACAGCAGAAACATTAAAAAACGAGATTCAAGCTGTCAAACGAAAAACCAATCACCCTTTTGGTGTAAATCTATTTGTACCTGAAGACATTCATTATGATGTAGATGATGAAGAAAGAGTTCGTTCCATTTTGAAACCAATTGAACAGGAGCTTGGCGTCAACTCGATTCCGTTGACAAATGGGAATGCTTTTTTTGATCAATGTGAGGTAGTAATTAGCGAGGAGGTGCCGGTCGTTAGCTTTACGTTTGGTATCCCTTCCACTGAATTAATGAAGCGATTTAAGGAGACAGGAACTTTCTTAATCGGAACTGCAACAACTGTCGAAGAAGCAATCTTGAATGAGGTAGCTGGCATGGATGCGATTGTTGTTCAAGGTGCTGAAGCGGGGGGCCATCGTGGAACTTTTGCGACGACTTTTGATCGTGCTTGCGTTGGTACGATGGCTCTTATACCTCAAGTGGCAGATCAATGTAGAATTCCATTAATTGCAGCCGGTGGAATAATGGATGGCAGAGGTACACTTGCGGCAAAGGCACTTGGGGCAGAGATGGTTCAACTCGGCACTCAATTTTTAATGTGCAAAGAAAGTGGGGCCCATCCACTACATAAACAAGCAATTTCAATCGCTAAAGAAACGGATGTAGTGCTCACATCTGCGTTTAGTGGAAAGCCTGCAAGGGGCATACATAATCCATTTATCGATACATTTGAAGACGTTTCTCCACTGCCGTATCCAGTTCAAAATACATTAACAGGACCAATTCGCAAACAGGCTGGTAAACTTGGGATAACGGATTATATGTCAATGTGGACGGGACAAGGTGTACGGTTGGCTAAACAAGAGACAGTCGTTGAACTCCTTGATCGATTAAAACGAGAAGAAGCGACGGTCTTAGATGGACTTCATACATCAAAAAGTAAAAAGGAGTAG
- a CDS encoding sugar O-acetyltransferase — MTEKEKMLRGDLYHPEDETLIEERRYARNMMVKYNQTGVEEDELRKEILSRLLGASTKNKSIEPPFFCDYGYNIQVGDNFFANFNLTVLDCGKVNIGDNVFIGPNVSLYTPIHPLHPQVRNTYYEYAKPITIGDNVWVGGSVTVNGGVTIGENTVIGSGSVVTKDIPANVFAAGNPCRIVRLISESDLHKEEEMLARARKH, encoded by the coding sequence GTGACAGAAAAAGAAAAGATGCTTCGAGGCGATCTATACCATCCAGAAGATGAGACGCTTATAGAGGAGCGTCGCTATGCGCGGAATATGATGGTTAAATACAATCAGACTGGGGTCGAAGAGGATGAGCTCCGAAAAGAGATTTTATCTCGTTTACTTGGAGCCTCAACTAAGAACAAATCAATTGAACCACCATTTTTCTGTGATTATGGATATAATATACAAGTTGGTGATAACTTTTTTGCTAACTTTAATTTAACTGTCCTTGATTGCGGGAAAGTGAACATCGGCGACAATGTTTTTATTGGACCAAACGTGAGTTTATATACGCCGATTCATCCTTTACATCCACAAGTGAGAAACACGTATTATGAGTATGCAAAACCAATTACAATTGGTGATAACGTATGGGTTGGAGGCAGTGTAACTGTAAATGGAGGGGTAACAATCGGAGAAAATACAGTGATTGGGTCTGGTAGTGTTGTAACAAAAGACATTCCTGCAAATGTATTTGCGGCAGGTAATCCATGTCGAATCGTTCGACTTATTTCAGAATCTGATTTACATAAAGAAGAGGAAATGCTGGCCCGCGCGCGAAAGCATTAA
- a CDS encoding class I SAM-dependent methyltransferase, whose amino-acid sequence MNRTDVTTQFDDSASSYDQQRQKLIPCFEDFYSIPMSLINTNKTSPSFLDIGAGTGLLSARILKAFPDAHITLIDLSAKMLDVARKRFSGNSAITFIESDYTNYAFAKPFDFVVSSLSIHHLSNADKQILFKRIYQTLNHGGRFINADQVLGATPEIDKFYKTNWIEQISASGLSESEIAAAIERTKLDQMAPLNDQLNWLSEVGFSNVNCFYKHFNFTIVAGEK is encoded by the coding sequence ATGAACCGAACAGATGTAACAACTCAATTTGATGATAGCGCAAGTTCTTATGACCAACAACGCCAAAAGCTGATTCCATGTTTTGAAGACTTCTATTCCATTCCTATGTCGTTAATTAACACGAACAAAACTAGCCCTTCGTTTTTGGACATAGGCGCTGGAACAGGCCTTCTATCAGCACGCATTTTAAAGGCCTTTCCTGATGCTCATATCACATTGATTGACCTTTCTGCTAAAATGCTAGATGTTGCGCGAAAAAGGTTTTCAGGCAATTCAGCTATTACGTTCATTGAATCAGATTATACAAACTATGCGTTTGCTAAACCATTTGATTTTGTTGTGTCCTCGCTTTCTATTCATCACCTTAGCAATGCGGATAAACAAATACTATTTAAAAGAATCTATCAAACCCTCAACCATGGAGGACGATTTATTAACGCAGACCAAGTGCTTGGCGCTACTCCTGAAATTGATAAATTCTACAAAACAAACTGGATTGAGCAGATTTCTGCAAGCGGTCTTTCAGAATCAGAAATAGCGGCAGCAATTGAACGGACAAAACTTGACCAAATGGCTCCTTTGAATGATCAACTTAATTGGTTAAGCGAAGTAGGGTTTTCAAATGTCAATTGTTTCTATAAACACTTTAACTTCACTATTGTGGCTGGAGAAAAGTAA
- a CDS encoding alpha/beta fold hydrolase has protein sequence MTSTSYQDFFVKSSSTVTQFARIHGVEFPGIPTIVFEAGLNDGADSWEKAIIEPLASFTQVVVYDRAGIGKSSKTERPRTSAEMASELHHTLKHLPVEPPYVFVGHSMGALTVRLYASLYEENTAGLVLIDGTMEDYRERFLTSMSSSFQQAYRKQFTAECNYEELGISMQQVKASRRKLRLPIAVLSAGKKAYYDQKAQQLWHELQKETGEISDNSTFIVAKDSAHYIQKDEPELVVKAIKAIVLAGGGYKSKLKTVYDEFADAYASESVNLYNGQYERPAMMQELLVEAREKRVLDAGCAAGWYTNELLKLNAHVSAIDQSPEMVTRTKKLVGNLADVRCSDLSEGLLYKDNSFELILSSLTLHYIKEWNPLFAEFERVLEPGGKLLFSVHHPMNDIARSSSNRYFEKELVIDRWKKADKWFDMPFYRRSLQDILNTTLAHFQIEKVIEPKPTSLFKEEDAAGYARLMAQPSFLIVKAIKQERNV, from the coding sequence ATGACATCGACATCCTATCAAGATTTTTTTGTTAAGTCTTCTTCAACAGTTACACAATTTGCACGCATACATGGCGTCGAATTTCCGGGCATACCAACAATTGTTTTTGAGGCGGGCTTAAATGATGGCGCCGATTCATGGGAGAAAGCAATAATCGAGCCACTAGCATCGTTTACACAAGTTGTTGTTTATGATCGAGCCGGTATAGGGAAGAGTAGCAAAACAGAGAGACCTAGAACAAGCGCAGAAATGGCTTCAGAACTGCATCATACCTTAAAGCATTTGCCGGTTGAACCGCCTTATGTTTTCGTTGGCCATTCGATGGGGGCATTAACGGTGAGGTTGTATGCGTCCTTGTACGAAGAAAATACGGCAGGACTTGTGTTAATCGATGGGACAATGGAAGACTACCGTGAACGTTTTCTAACATCGATGTCAAGTTCATTTCAACAAGCGTATCGGAAACAATTTACGGCAGAATGCAACTATGAAGAGCTTGGAATAAGTATGCAGCAAGTGAAAGCATCACGAAGAAAGCTGAGATTACCAATCGCTGTTTTATCGGCTGGAAAGAAAGCTTATTACGATCAAAAAGCGCAACAACTATGGCATGAACTGCAAAAAGAAACAGGGGAAATATCGGACAACTCTACTTTTATTGTTGCCAAAGATAGTGCTCACTATATCCAGAAGGATGAGCCAGAACTCGTTGTTAAAGCGATTAAAGCAATTGTGTTAGCAGGCGGTGGATATAAATCGAAGCTAAAGACTGTGTATGATGAATTTGCTGATGCTTATGCTAGTGAGTCTGTCAATTTGTATAATGGGCAATATGAACGCCCGGCGATGATGCAGGAGTTACTCGTAGAAGCGCGAGAGAAAAGGGTGTTGGACGCTGGATGTGCTGCGGGGTGGTACACAAATGAATTGTTAAAACTTAATGCTCATGTTAGCGCAATTGACCAATCACCAGAGATGGTAACACGTACAAAGAAATTAGTAGGCAATCTTGCGGATGTGCGGTGTTCTGATCTATCCGAGGGTTTACTTTATAAGGATAATTCGTTTGAATTAATTCTTTCATCTCTGACGCTGCATTACATAAAAGAGTGGAACCCGCTGTTTGCCGAATTTGAGCGTGTTCTGGAACCTGGTGGGAAATTGTTGTTTTCTGTACATCATCCAATGAATGACATCGCTCGCTCGTCGTCTAATCGTTACTTTGAAAAAGAACTTGTTATTGATCGATGGAAAAAAGCGGATAAGTGGTTTGATATGCCATTTTATCGTCGTTCTTTACAAGACATCTTAAATACAACACTTGCTCATTTTCAAATAGAAAAGGTGATCGAGCCAAAGCCTACTTCTCTGTTTAAAGAAGAGGATGCAGCAGGTTATGCTCGTTTAATGGCACAACCAAGCTTTCTTATTGTAAAAGCAATTAAACAAGAGAGAAATGTTTAA
- a CDS encoding multidrug effflux MFS transporter, which yields MSESQIKGKKRLGLALLLGLLAAFGPLTIDMYLPSFPDIAKDLETTPSLVQLSLTACLLGLGFGQMVVGPLSDANGRKRPLLISICLYVVASFACALAPNIGTLIVARFMQGFTAAAGIVISRAVVRDLFNGRELTKFFSLLMLINGLAPILAPVFGGGILLIPGANWNWIFIVLTVLGAVMAVVVFSKLTETLPPEKRTPSTLAHTLNTFKDLLKDRVFMGFALTQGLMMGGIFAYVSGTPFVYQGIYGVSPQTFSILFGVNGLGIIVGTHLVGRYAGIIPERVFLKVGLITAVVASSVLLVMTILQGPLFSIVIPVFLFVSMIGMVGTTSFSLAMETQAKRAGSASALLGLLPFVIGAATAPLVGVAGEGTAVPMGLIIFLASSASLLAFLLLAKGGKVQTEQE from the coding sequence GTGAGTGAATCACAAATTAAGGGAAAGAAACGTCTAGGACTCGCATTATTGTTAGGGCTGCTCGCAGCTTTTGGACCATTAACAATTGATATGTACTTACCGAGTTTTCCTGACATTGCAAAAGACTTAGAGACAACACCCTCTCTAGTGCAATTAAGTTTGACAGCTTGTTTGCTTGGTCTAGGTTTTGGTCAGATGGTTGTAGGACCGTTGAGTGATGCGAATGGTCGTAAAAGGCCATTACTCATATCGATTTGTTTGTATGTAGTTGCTTCGTTTGCTTGCGCGCTTGCGCCAAATATTGGCACACTTATTGTGGCAAGGTTTATGCAAGGGTTTACTGCGGCGGCAGGAATTGTTATATCTCGTGCGGTTGTACGTGATTTATTTAACGGGCGTGAGCTAACGAAGTTCTTTTCGCTGTTAATGCTAATTAATGGGTTGGCTCCAATTCTTGCTCCAGTATTTGGTGGTGGAATCCTTCTTATACCTGGTGCAAATTGGAATTGGATTTTTATTGTCCTTACCGTACTTGGAGCTGTGATGGCAGTTGTCGTATTTAGTAAACTAACTGAAACATTACCACCGGAAAAGAGAACACCGAGTACACTGGCTCATACACTCAACACGTTTAAAGATTTATTAAAAGATCGTGTCTTTATGGGATTTGCATTAACACAAGGTTTGATGATGGGTGGGATATTTGCTTATGTTTCCGGTACTCCATTTGTTTATCAAGGCATATACGGAGTTAGTCCACAAACTTTTAGTATTTTATTTGGTGTAAACGGATTAGGTATTATTGTTGGCACGCATCTAGTAGGTAGGTACGCTGGTATTATACCAGAGCGAGTATTTCTAAAGGTCGGCTTAATAACAGCTGTAGTCGCTAGCAGTGTGCTCCTTGTCATGACGATATTACAAGGTCCACTCTTTTCAATTGTTATTCCAGTGTTCTTATTTGTTTCAATGATTGGAATGGTTGGGACAACTTCTTTTTCATTAGCGATGGAAACACAGGCGAAACGTGCTGGAAGTGCGTCGGCGTTGCTTGGATTACTTCCGTTTGTCATAGGTGCGGCGACAGCTCCACTTGTTGGCGTTGCTGGTGAAGGGACTGCTGTTCCAATGGGCTTGATTATTTTCTTAGCAAGCAGCGCGTCATTACTTGCATTTCTTTTACTTGCCAAAGGTGGAAAAGTACAAACTGAACAAGAGTAA
- a CDS encoding HD domain-containing protein, which yields MNITKRTEAWVKEQLASEATGHDWYHIERVRRAARAMAEQEQADMFIVEMAALMHDLADDKIVESEEVGLRMIKDWLLTNEVNEEQMKHIVEIIQSISFSKGQSLHTLEAEIVQDADRLDALGAIGIARTFQYAGSKGHAMYDPSLPVRENMTKEEYRNGKTSAVHHFYEKLLKLKERMNTEAGKRMAEERHLFMEQFLNQFYKEWN from the coding sequence ATGAACATAACAAAGCGTACTGAAGCATGGGTTAAAGAACAGTTAGCAAGCGAGGCAACGGGGCATGATTGGTACCATATTGAGCGTGTTAGACGTGCAGCAAGAGCAATGGCAGAGCAAGAACAAGCAGACATGTTTATTGTTGAAATGGCAGCTCTTATGCATGATCTTGCTGATGATAAGATTGTTGAAAGTGAAGAAGTTGGCTTAAGGATGATTAAAGACTGGCTCCTCACAAATGAAGTGAATGAAGAACAAATGAAACACATCGTAGAAATCATTCAATCAATCTCATTCAGCAAAGGGCAATCATTACATACTTTAGAAGCGGAAATCGTCCAAGACGCTGATCGTTTGGATGCGTTAGGGGCGATTGGCATCGCACGTACATTTCAATATGCTGGTTCTAAAGGCCACGCAATGTATGATCCTTCACTACCGGTCCGAGAGAATATGACAAAGGAAGAATACAGGAACGGAAAAACATCGGCAGTACACCATTTTTATGAAAAGCTGCTTAAACTAAAAGAACGGATGAATACGGAAGCTGGTAAAAGGATGGCAGAAGAACGGCATCTTTTTATGGAACAGTTTCTAAACCAATTTTATAAGGAATGGAATTGA
- a CDS encoding class I SAM-dependent methyltransferase yields the protein MDHAIVESNKKNWEQAAERFFGRNPLPEYGPLAPTEEELNLLGSVSGKRVLDIGCGSGHSLSYMQRKGASELWGIDVSSAQIRAAKSVLNKSDAKLFQSPMEQNPGLPAHYFDIVYSIYALGWTTNLALTLKNVHTYLKPGGSFVFSWEHPWFTLLRKNENGYLLQGSYHDEGFYNHPGWPITAFMQQLKVSTYVNTLSEQGFHVEQVIEETGDGFGQKKSKTWYTEEKAALIPTTLIIKSTKAK from the coding sequence ATGGATCATGCAATAGTAGAGAGCAATAAAAAGAATTGGGAGCAGGCAGCTGAACGCTTTTTTGGTCGCAATCCGCTTCCGGAGTACGGTCCGTTAGCACCGACGGAAGAGGAGTTAAACCTGCTAGGATCTGTTTCAGGTAAGAGGGTGCTTGATATCGGCTGTGGAAGCGGGCATTCACTTTCTTATATGCAACGTAAAGGCGCAAGTGAATTATGGGGGATTGATGTATCTTCTGCTCAAATAAGGGCGGCAAAGAGTGTTTTAAATAAATCTGATGCAAAACTATTTCAATCGCCAATGGAACAAAATCCAGGCCTACCTGCTCATTATTTTGACATTGTTTACTCTATTTATGCTTTAGGATGGACTACGAATCTCGCTTTGACTTTGAAGAATGTTCATACATACTTAAAACCTGGGGGGAGTTTTGTTTTTAGTTGGGAACATCCATGGTTCACGCTATTGCGTAAGAATGAAAATGGCTACTTGTTGCAAGGGTCTTACCACGATGAAGGTTTTTACAATCATCCTGGCTGGCCAATAACTGCTTTTATGCAACAACTTAAAGTGAGTACATATGTGAATACACTTAGTGAGCAAGGGTTTCATGTAGAACAGGTCATTGAAGAAACAGGTGACGGATTTGGACAAAAGAAAAGTAAAACTTGGTACACTGAAGAAAAAGCAGCTCTCATTCCAACAACTCTCATTATAAAAAGCACGAAAGCTAAATAA
- a CDS encoding class I SAM-dependent methyltransferase — MKQNKYDYDSFFAAYKEMPRSQKGLEGAGEWPLLKKMLPPFVGKSVLDLGCGFGWHCRHAREEGAKKIIGVDLSEKMLQEARKMTSDAAITYTKGAIEEIDFPKCSFDIVVSSLAFHYVQSFDAVCKKVKDVLKPGGTFVFSVEHPIFTSRSEQDWYYDDAGNKLHFPIDRYKEEGVRNTSFLANDVIKYHRTISTYLQNLLTNGFQITAVEESGAPALMPQWKDEDRRPMFLLISAVKK, encoded by the coding sequence ATGAAACAAAACAAATATGATTATGACTCATTCTTTGCAGCCTATAAGGAAATGCCTCGCTCTCAAAAAGGACTCGAAGGCGCAGGAGAGTGGCCACTTTTGAAGAAGATGCTTCCTCCTTTCGTAGGGAAAAGCGTATTGGATTTAGGGTGTGGATTTGGTTGGCATTGTCGACATGCTAGAGAAGAAGGGGCTAAAAAGATTATAGGTGTGGACTTATCGGAAAAGATGTTGCAAGAGGCTAGGAAGATGACGAGCGATGCGGCAATAACGTACACAAAAGGAGCAATTGAAGAAATTGATTTTCCAAAGTGTTCATTTGATATTGTTGTAAGTTCACTTGCTTTTCATTACGTCCAATCTTTTGATGCTGTATGCAAAAAAGTAAAGGATGTTCTTAAACCGGGCGGAACTTTCGTTTTTTCAGTTGAACATCCGATCTTCACTTCTCGATCAGAGCAAGACTGGTATTACGATGATGCAGGTAATAAACTACATTTTCCCATTGATCGGTACAAAGAAGAAGGTGTGCGCAACACATCTTTTCTAGCGAATGATGTGATTAAATATCACCGCACGATCTCCACTTATTTGCAAAACTTGCTTACCAATGGTTTTCAAATTACTGCGGTGGAAGAGTCGGGAGCCCCAGCTCTTATGCCGCAATGGAAAGATGAAGATCGCCGTCCTATGTTTCTGTTAATATCTGCTGTTAAAAAATGA
- a CDS encoding GNAT family N-acetyltransferase, protein MIIRQATKNDVRGIAKVHVDSWRTTYKGLIAQSMLDSLKYEKREELWRKNLGREENILYVAEEDNGNIIGFADGSVRTKENRIGDLTSIYLLQECQGLGVGKELLERVFAELKKQDCQRIYVEVLERNKASTFYEACGGQLEERKRIKLAGDELGLLIYKWDFS, encoded by the coding sequence GTGATCATTCGACAAGCAACCAAAAACGATGTACGCGGTATTGCTAAAGTACACGTCGATAGTTGGCGAACAACATATAAAGGACTGATTGCTCAAAGCATGCTAGATAGTCTTAAATATGAAAAAAGAGAAGAGCTTTGGAGAAAAAACCTTGGCAGGGAAGAAAACATCCTGTATGTGGCAGAAGAAGACAATGGGAACATTATTGGTTTTGCTGATGGTAGTGTCCGGACAAAGGAAAATAGAATAGGAGATCTAACTTCCATTTATTTGTTGCAAGAATGCCAGGGTCTAGGAGTTGGCAAGGAGTTGTTAGAGAGAGTCTTTGCCGAATTAAAAAAACAGGATTGCCAACGAATCTATGTGGAAGTGCTGGAACGGAATAAAGCCAGTACATTTTATGAAGCGTGTGGAGGACAGCTAGAAGAAAGAAAACGAATTAAACTGGCAGGGGATGAATTAGGCTTACTCATCTATAAGTGGGATTTCTCATGA